One region of Sphingomonas abietis genomic DNA includes:
- a CDS encoding nucleoside hydrolase yields MKKLTRRDFTASGLGALATLSASPGLAAQLLIQPRMRVIIDNDFSGDPDDLFQLAHHLLSPSVDIRLIVGSHLGIKDPFDPSTTQAANAVARAKEILSLFPSRPATKVVQGAEMAIRPGTPYPPSKAVEAIIAEAMHHDQKMPLYYCAGGGLTDLAMAWKAEPAISKNMILTWIGGPEYPDLVDPSNIIPDIDYNLNIDIKSAQIIFNESDFQIWQIPRDTYRKMLISHTEITERIRPAGRVGRFLADHVDNVIELAGHYGFNLGETYVLGDSPLVTLTALQSPFQPDPASSRYVTRAAPRINDDGTYGPPSTSKKIRVYRDIDQRLTFDDLMEKLLIYGRS; encoded by the coding sequence GTGAAGAAACTGACGCGACGAGACTTTACGGCATCCGGCCTTGGAGCGCTCGCCACACTTTCGGCATCTCCCGGCCTCGCCGCCCAGCTCCTGATCCAGCCTCGCATGCGGGTGATCATCGATAATGATTTTTCCGGCGATCCGGACGATCTGTTCCAGCTGGCCCATCACCTGCTCTCTCCGTCCGTCGATATCCGGCTCATCGTCGGGTCTCACCTCGGTATTAAAGATCCCTTTGATCCCTCCACGACCCAGGCGGCCAATGCCGTTGCCAGGGCCAAGGAAATCCTCAGCCTGTTCCCGTCGAGACCGGCGACGAAAGTCGTCCAGGGCGCCGAGATGGCCATCCGCCCCGGAACGCCCTACCCCCCCAGCAAAGCCGTCGAGGCGATCATCGCCGAGGCGATGCACCATGATCAAAAGATGCCGCTCTATTATTGCGCCGGCGGCGGACTGACCGATCTGGCGATGGCGTGGAAGGCGGAACCCGCCATCAGTAAAAATATGATCCTCACCTGGATCGGAGGCCCCGAATATCCAGATCTCGTCGATCCAAGCAATATCATACCTGATATCGATTATAACCTCAATATAGACATAAAATCCGCGCAAATAATATTCAATGAAAGCGATTTTCAGATTTGGCAGATTCCGAGAGATACTTATCGGAAGATGCTGATTAGCCATACTGAGATCACGGAGCGCATCCGCCCGGCGGGACGAGTGGGACGCTTTTTGGCCGACCATGTGGACAATGTCATCGAATTGGCCGGCCATTATGGTTTCAACCTCGGAGAGACATATGTGCTTGGCGACAGTCCGCTCGTCACCTTGACGGCTCTGCAGTCACCCTTTCAGCCGGACCCGGCATCGAGCAGATATGTCACACGCGCGGCACCTCGGATAAATGATGACGGTACTTATGGACCGCCATCCACCAGCAAGAAGATTCGGGTTTACCGCGACATTGATCAGAGGCTCACGTTCGATGATCTTATGGAAAAACTCCTCATTTATGGAAGATCGTGA
- a CDS encoding DODA-type extradiol aromatic ring-opening family dioxygenase, producing the protein MTASAPAATMPTLFIPHGGGPCFFMDWSSMGGPADTWDKTGTWLRNLLSTLPEKPKGIVVISGHWEEPAFTASTAPRPEMIFDYYGFPAHTYQLSYPAPGAPALAERVVSLLEGAGLPAATDATRGFDHGVFVPFLLVDPEASIPVVPLSLKQDLDPAEHLAAGRALAPLRDEGILIVGSGMSYHNMRGFRTAAAVRPSAIFDAWLSQTVASDPDARRQALAQWSSAPAARESHPREEHLLPLMIAAGAGEDSPGSKPFSDHVMMADISAFRFG; encoded by the coding sequence ATGACTGCCAGCGCACCCGCGGCCACCATGCCGACCCTCTTCATCCCGCACGGCGGCGGCCCGTGCTTCTTCATGGATTGGTCCTCGATGGGTGGTCCGGCGGATACCTGGGACAAGACCGGCACATGGCTGCGCAACCTGTTGTCGACGCTTCCCGAAAAGCCGAAGGGCATCGTCGTGATCTCCGGGCATTGGGAGGAACCGGCCTTCACCGCGTCGACCGCACCGCGGCCCGAGATGATCTTCGACTATTACGGCTTCCCCGCGCACACCTACCAGCTCAGCTATCCGGCCCCCGGGGCGCCGGCCCTGGCAGAGCGGGTCGTCTCGCTGCTCGAGGGCGCAGGCCTCCCCGCCGCGACCGACGCCACCCGAGGCTTCGACCACGGCGTGTTCGTTCCTTTCCTGCTGGTCGATCCGGAGGCGAGCATCCCGGTGGTCCCGCTCTCGCTCAAGCAGGATCTCGATCCCGCCGAGCATCTCGCGGCGGGCCGTGCGCTGGCCCCGCTCCGCGACGAGGGCATCCTGATCGTCGGATCGGGCATGAGCTATCATAATATGCGCGGCTTCCGGACAGCCGCCGCCGTCCGGCCCTCCGCCATCTTCGACGCATGGCTCTCGCAGACCGTGGCAAGCGATCCCGATGCCCGCCGGCAAGCCCTCGCCCAATGGTCGTCGGCACCGGCGGCACGCGAATCGCACCCCCGCGAAGAGCATCTGCTCCCGCTGATGATCGCAGCCGGCGCGGGCGAAGATTCCCCGGGCTCGAAGCCGTTCAGCGACCATGTCATGATGGCGGACATTTCCGCCTTCCGCTTCGGTTGA